In one window of Calypte anna isolate BGI_N300 chromosome 27, bCalAnn1_v1.p, whole genome shotgun sequence DNA:
- the LOC115599775 gene encoding LOW QUALITY PROTEIN: uncharacterized protein LOC115599775 (The sequence of the model RefSeq protein was modified relative to this genomic sequence to represent the inferred CDS: deleted 2 bases in 1 codon), whose product MAGDKLFRKDRKGKRGVAVILYVSDQRLFMELCLGMDEELTETLCVRIKGKTGARGTTQQSNRHCRNLLECIDDNILLQTVEEPVRKAALLDLVLTNRDGQCRKPGHSPYHYLGRFAFDRSLSENYYFNRLHLGQRQCRAAIKGSPALCSLIHFSHLLLLGNQVNLSPRDMSCYNQCQPCGQSCGPTPLASSCNEPCCRQCQSSTVVIEPSPVVVTLPGPILSSFPQNTVVGSSTSAAVGSILSCDGVPINSGGVDLSCITSRYCGNRCRPC is encoded by the exons ATGGCTGGGGATAAACTgtttaggaaggacaggaagGGCAAGAGAGGAGTGGCTGTCATTCTCTATGTCAGTGACCAACGATTGTTcatggagctctgcctggggatggatgaggagctgacagAGACCCTGTGTGTCAGGATTAAGGGGAAGACAGGGGCAAGAG ggacaacacagcaaagcaACCGGCATTGCAGAAACCTCCTCGAGTGCATTGATGACAACATCCTCCTCCAAACGGTAGAGGAACCAGtcagaaaagctgctttgctggaccttgttctcaccaacagaGATGGGCAG TGCAGGAAACCAGGGCACAGCCCATACCATTACCTGGGACGCTTTGCATTTGACAGGAGCTTGTCAGAAAATTATTACTTC AACAGGTTGCATCTGGGCCAGAGGCAGTGCAGGGCTGCTATAAaaggcagcccagctctctgctccctcaTCCACTTTTCTCACCTCCTTCTCCTTGGGAATCAG GTAAACCTCTCTCCCAGAGACATGTCCTGCTACAACCAGTGCCAGCCCTGCGGCCAGTCCTGTGGCCCAACCCCTCTGGCCAGCAGCTGCAATGAGCCCTGTtgcaggcagtgccagagctcCACTGTTGTCATTGAGCCCTCCCCCGTGGTGGTGACCCTGCCCggacccatcctcagctccttcccacagaaCACCGTCGTGGGctcctccacctctgctgctgttggcagcatcctcagctgtgATGGAGTGCCCATCAACTCCGGGGGTGTGGACCTCTCCTGCATTACCAGCCGCTACTGCGGCAACAGATGTAGGCCATGCTAA